TGGAAAACAAAAGACATGCTGATGAGTGTGGCTCCCAGGCTCCTGAGAACAGAAGGAAGGGACAGCAGCAGGACTGTGTCCTGGGTCTGCCCCTAGTCCTACACAGCCAAGAGTAGGCAGCCCTGACTCACACCCGCCACAGGTTACTTGCTggccacatgtgcacacattctGAGTTGGTAGGACTCACCCTTGCCCAAATGACACCCACAGCATTCCCAGGCACAGTAGCACACTGCCTCTTAGCCTTGGTCCCAACTCACCGAGCTCAGGTATGGGGAGGGGGCCCCAGAAGTCTGCAGGGGAAAGCCTGTTGAAGGAGGCAAGGAGAGGCTGGAAGGGGATGGGACACCTCCCATGGGGGGGCTTCTCTTCCTGGAGAAGGATAGGGAGGAGAGTTAGAGGCAGCTGGAAAGCCCAGGTCCCCATCCCTGCCCTGGAAGATTCTGGCTCCTGCTTACCTCTTAGGGGCTGGCGTGTCAGACAACTTGGGTGTCCCCTCTGTCTCACTGTTATCTGAAGATGCGGTGGCATCTGAATCTGTGGGGAGGGCTGGTCAGTGGGGTTGTAGAGTTTCCCAATCCACCTTGGAGGTCTGCAACCTCAACACCACAGAGAGTGCTAGGTAGGGAAGGTGACTTCCCCGCTGGCACACATTCGAGCATGTGcttctgggtgggtgggtgggtggggtcctCAGCTCTCATATTTACTTCTCATGCCGGCAGCTCCACGGCACTCTTGTCACACATGTGACTTGCCAGGCTCCATTacactcttctggtgtttctgtaaGTCCATCACCTGTGCTTCCTGGATGAGCCCACTGAGCTCGGAAGGTGTGTACAGAATCCGAACTCAGGTCTCAGATCCTCTGACCATCACAGGCCACTCTTTCATGTGCCTCTAAGTAACCCTCAGGTTTTGCTCCATTTTCCTTATCTAGAGACCCCTCAAAACCACTAAAgccgccaggcgtggtggcgcacgcctttaatcctagcacttgggaggcagagggaggcggatttctgagttcgaggccagcctggtctacagagtgagttccaggacagccaaggctacacagagaaaccctgtctcgaaaaaccaaaccaaaccaacccaaaaacCACCAAAATCCTAAGGAGATGGTCCAGGGCCTCTGGCGCTTCGGTTAATTGCTAGCTCAGTGTTCTTCCTAGGAGACTCCCCATTCCCTCAGCACTCACCACACAAGATGATACATGTTATCTTGGATCCTTTACTTATATCTGAAACACTCTCAAGGTATGTGCatccctggatggcctggaactcagagagatcttccTGCTATTCTCTCcccatgtttatgtgtatgttatgtgtatgttatgtgtttgtgtgtgagtatgtgtatgtgtggaatGTTCATGCACAAGTCTGAGagagtcagaagaaggcattcaaCCCCCTGGAACAGTGACATGCTTGTGAGCTGCAcgtaggtactgggaactgaacccaggtccttcccaagagcagtaggtgctttTAACTGCAAAgacatctctttagctctttgccTACAATTTAAAGTtaattgtaaaacaaaacaaaacaacaacaacaacaaaacttaggTTGGAAAACCAGCAATCTGTCTTTCTGCTCTTGCCGCACACACCGACCGTCCTCATCAACACCACTCACCTAGACATCACTCACAGGTGAACTGCTGCTTCAATTCCTACACACCGCTTAAAGTTGTTTTCTCATTCATACACAGTTCAGATCATACTTGCTTTTCTGTGCTCTACAAGCTGGAACATACTGTTGATAAGATGGCTCTGGGTAACCCAGGTTGGCTTGGAATTCAatatgtagacgaggctggctttCAAGCTCACCGGCCGAAGTGTTAACATTAGAGACATGTTTCACCATGCCTAACTGGCTCtcatttgtttagttttatttgagacagggtcttactttgtagctcaAGCCGGCTTGGAACTTAGAGCGAtatatcctcctgtctcagcttcccaatgctgggattacagatacaaggcaccatgcccAGGTGGGTTTTGCATTTGtagcttttcatttttacttagAGACAGCATTGTGTAGCCGTATGAACTCATGGTTCTCCTGCCTGTACCTCTCAAGacgggctgggattaaaggcctgttccACCAAACTTTGCTTCACAACCCACCCCCTTTTCTTTGAAACATAGTTTCATTTAGCTAGGTTGAaacttatatttaaattaaaaaaaaagagttacgtttacttatttgtgtgcatatggGCACACtcacgtggaggtcagagtacaGCTGAAGAGAACCTTGTCTCCTACAGTGTAAgacctggggattgaattcaggcagTCAGGTTCAGCAACAAGTGTCTGTGCTCCTCAACAAGCTATCTCAAAAGAAACTAGGTGTGGGCTCAGGAGCTAAGAGcacagcactggcttctcttgcagaggacctgggttcagttcccggcACTCGCTTCACTgcctacaactgtctgtaactccgtcAGCGCCCTCCCCGACCTCAGAAGGGACTGTGtgtgcagggcaggcaggcaaaacacccatgcacataaaataagtatgttaaaaaataaaccacGCAGGTGGGTGGGCATGTGGCACAAGCATGAAACTCTAGCACCGGGGAGGCCTGGTTAGGAgactatgagttcaagaccaactagAGCTACAAATGAAGACTACAcctcaaacaacaacagcaaaacgcTATAAAGATTATGAAactacataaaatacaaaatgtcatGCTCACaaataaaaattctaataaaaCACGAGTTGTTTTGTTTCCTAATATGCTGGCTGTGGCTGCTTTCACATGAGCCATGCAGTTTTTGCTTCAATGACAgtattttataaagtaaaatattttcctgACTCTTTGCAAAGGAAACCCAGCCTGTTATTCTGCAGTTACTGCCGTCTTTAATCCTCGTCAAGCTCTAGCCAATCACTTAAAATTCTAGTTTGTGGTTTGGAGAGATggtacagtggttaagagcccgactgcttgctcttccagaggtcctgagttcaattcccagcaaccacgtggtggctcaaggccatctgtaatgggactggatgccctcttctggtgtgtctgaagacagctacagtgtactcatatacataacataaataattctaaaaaatcCTAGAAAACCACTTTTCTTCTCAATACCATTAGTGTGTTTGTGCAGATACCTACATGCTATAGCGAGTGTTTTGAGATTAgtggacagctttcaggagttgttAGTCTCCTTTGTTCTTAAAGATTGGGCCTCAGTAACAAACtctatgcctctgcctctggcatGCACTACAGGAATGGCTACTACTTTTATCTTTCTAGTTTACTTTTTCACTTATTATAGACAACTGATAGAAATGACAAGCAGCCAGAGGCTTCCTTCATTTTGCCAGCCTGTGTCAAGCACAGTACCTAGAACACAGTGGATAAGGAAATACTTGAAAATCCAGAGGCGTGGTGTgttctttggaggcagaggcaggcggatttctgaggctagcctcaggctagcctggtctacaaaaggactacacagagaaaccttgtccaaTGGGgtgaaaaaagacaaaacaggaagaaggTGACAGAAGGCAGCAACTAGGCTTAAGAACCATTGGAGGGGCCTGCATCAGCTTCCGGACCCTAGGAGGGTGGACCTAGGAACACGTGTTTCAAGGGCCAGTATCTCATATCTTCCTAAAAGTGGTCATGACTTTGCTCACCAGAGGAGTCTTCATCCACGTTCTCATACTGCAGAAGTCGATCTAGAAGGAAACTGAGACAAGTGGGAAGGAGGGTGGGTATCCCCATTTTGGTGGTCTTGAGCCCTACCTAGTCCCTCCTAGGAGACCCACTGGATCCTCCTAAGACTGCATGCATTTGGGATCCTGTTCCGGGACGGCGTAAGAACGGATTCCCTGGGAGTTAACAGTGCCCTCGTGCCCACAAGATGCCTTACCTCTTGTCTCGGGAAACCTTCAGCAATTTCCTTTGCGCCTTTCTGAGCTCCTCCTGGAAGCACTCGTGCTCCTGCGGCGGACAGGGCGGGTGCTGAGCCAAGAGCAATCCATAAAAGACCCAGAACCCGGAGACATCTCTCCCTACTCACCCCCTTTACCACATGGGTAAACTGAGGTCCTCTCCGAGTTAGGCCTCACACTCCACAACCGCCCCACGCTGGCACTCACGTAAATGAGGAACTTGAGCTTCCGCTTCAgattcctgtatttctttttgtagTCCACTTCGCCGTCCGCTGGTCCGTTCATGACCCGCCAGGGAGAAACGCCCCGGAGTAGAGTCCCGCTACCCAAGTCCGCCCGGCCTCTCACACCTCCACTTCCGGAGACTTTGCAACGCCGTATGAAACGGACTACAACTCCCAGCGTCCTCCGCGCGCGGGGAGCGTAATCACACCGCCCGCCCTCCTGGGGGAAGACCCGAAAGGAACGCTGCTTCCAGTGGCTTCGCGGTGAGCTGAGGTCACAGAGGAGCTGGACACTGGGGGGGCACAATTATTGATTGTAAACTGTTTATAAAGATTTGGAACCAAAAGAATATAACCAGAAATTCAGTATGTTAGCGAGAATACCGTCTCCCTTCTGCCTTTCGAAACAAGCGACCTAATTTGTTAATCCCGACCACAGGGATTGATTGAACTGATTACGTTATAAAGACTGCCGGCGCCGAACCGGCTTCTAGCGAAAATTTTAACACGTAGTTTTAGCAAAGAGTCGAAACCTCGCTCAAGACCCACCAGCTGCTCAGGAAAAAGCAAGGTCGGCCAAAGTTTTCCGTCTCAGTGCTCCACATCGGAGGCTCAACGGTCCCATTCCTCACGAAGCCGCCGCACTGCGCGTGCGCAAACTACTGTCGCTCGGGAAACCAGCCTTGAAGAAAAAAAGGCGGGAGCAACCAATCCCTGGTGACGCAAAATGGCGCCGGGAGATGAGATGCGAAAATTCACTCGCAGCTTCTTTCGAGCTTGCCCGGACCTCAGGTGCATAGAGTCTGGGTATTAGAGTCTGGGTTGTGAAGGGGAGGGGTTAGGCTGGAACTCTGTCATGACACGTGTCTCTGTAGCTCGGTTACGCACGCCATCGTGCGACAGAAATTTTTGATTCACGTGGGTCGGGATCATCTTGAACCTGAAGAGAAGCAGGCGTTGAAGCGGCTGGTGGAGGAGGAGCTGCCGAAAATGCAGGTGTGGGTCTAACCCTGGGCCAGCAGagacagggtttgttgctgaggGGTTGGGGCAGGGCATCTTGGTTCGGTTTGCCCTCATGCTGCACCCACAGGCGGATGCTGGTACCAGGGAAGGAAAGCCAGACTTTATCAAAGTGAAGAGGTCTCCTGCTCCCTGCAGTGACCCAAAGAAGAAAAGGTTCCGCTTTAATTCAGAGTCAGGTTAGTGCCTTCTTCcctgtttatctgtctgtgactccagcatCATTGGTTTCTTCAAAAGGCGAGGCGCATGTATTAATTGCAAGGCTGGGGCTTGGGGGACAGTGAGTCAGGAACCAGCTGGGGCCACAGCTGTGGTGCTTCTTGCTGCCCTTCACTCTTAACCAGAGTAGATCTAGAAGCATCCTATTCTagatggaaggagagggaggaatccATCCAGTCCCATCCCCATGTTTCAGAATCCAGCTCTTCACCATCCAGTCCAGATGGCTCAGGACCCTCAACAAAGAACAGGACAACCAAGAAGACATGTCTAAGAAGAGCCTTAAAGAAAGCAGTTGAGAGCACAGATGAAGACCACCAAACAGACCTGGATGCAAAGATGGGATTGGAGGAGAGCAGTGAGGGGGAAGCAGAGGGCTCTGTTAGATCAGGTAAGGTCaccgaggaagaggaggacatgAAACAAGAACAGAAGGGCCAGGTTAGAAAGCAAGCTGGGGCCAAAGACAAGCAAGTACCACTCaaggcagacaggaagcaggTTAGGGAAGAGAGTGGGAGCAGTGAGGAGGAGGCTGTGCTGCAGAGAGCAAAGGTGGAGGGAAGCACAGGTGCTAACTGCCAGGAGGAGAGTGAAGAGAGCGGAGAGGAGAGCCCAGCTAAGAAGAAAGAGCTTAGTGAGCCCAGATCCAGAAGTAACAGAGCAGAGAGAACAGCCAGGGAGAGAAAGAGCTATAAGCAGAAAAGCAGGCCTGGGAGGCCAACTGGAGGCTTGCGAGACAGCgaggcagagaaggaagggggCACAGTGGGCAGTGGGGACAGCAgtgaggagggggaggcagagaaggaaggaggcacAGTGGGCAGTGGGGACAGCAGTGAGAagggggaggcagagaaggaagagggcacAGTGGGTAGTGGGGACAGCAGTGAGGAGGGAGAAGAGCACTCGGTGAAGAGAAAGAGCAAGGTCAGGACCCAGACCGAGAGTGGGAGGAGGCAGAACACAAGCAGCAGGGATGACAGTAACAGCACACAGGAGCAAGCAGCTGCTCAAGGCACTACAAAGTCAGGCAGCCTAGGCAGCAGTAATGGTGAcagtgacacagagagggaagtgAGTGACTCCCAGGCAGGACAAAACAccaaagaggagaggaagagccgCTCTTCCAACAAGAGCTCCAAGAACGGCCAGGCCCGAAGTTGTTCATCTTCATCAGATTCGAGTCCAGAACCCACAGGTCAGAAGGGCAAGGCCCGAAGTTCCTCATCTTCATCAGATTCAGGTCCAGAACCCACAGGTCGGAAGGTGAGAGGACACACCAGGTGGGTGGGATCCACTCAGGAAAAGGGACTTCAGCTGCAAACTCCTTATTAGGCTGCCTCTCGCTGTGGAGAGGACCACCCAGCTGTGGCTAGACTAAAGCGTTACATTCGAGCCTGTGGTGCCCACCGAAACTACAAGAAGCTGCTGGGCTCCTGCAGCTCCCACAAGGCGCGCCTGAGTGTCCTCAGGGCTGAGCTGGAAGCACTGGGCATGAAGGGTGAGAGGGGTGTGCCTGAGATCTACAGGAGGGCCTGAGCACTGGGGAGGAGGCCTCACAAGCTGCTTCTGCTCCAGGGAACCCTTCCTTGGAGAAGTGTCGCGCTCTGAAGCTGCAGCGGGAAGAGGCAGCTGAAGTGGCTGCCCTGGATGTTGCCAACATCATCAGCAGTACAGGTAAACAATTTCTGCTTCAGGGAAGGAAGAGCCTGGGGTCCGGGAACTGATttttctctccccacctcccaggcCGGCCACGAAGACGAAATGCCTGGAACCCTTCAGGGGAAGGGACCTCCCCAGGAGAGACTTATCGCCGAACCCTGGACTCAGAAGAGGAGCAGCCGCGCCAAGCACCTCCAGACTGGTCCCATATGCGTGATATCATCAGCAGTGACGGTGACAGCAGCTGAACTCCCGTGTCCATGGTGGACCTTACCCTGTTATACAAGAGCCTGGTCAGTGGAAGCAACTTCCAAAGACAGACTACAGTGGCAGGATCCAAGTTATTGGCACACTACTCAATTTCATGTTCTCTAAGATGGCCTTGGGGTTCATGTGCAAGCATCCTCTCCAGGCATTTGAGTggactgttgtttgtttttaaagactcaATAAAAAATGTTTGTAATTACTTCATCCAAATTGGTCCCAAACCGTCATGCCCTGTCTGTCCTTTGGGGTCAAGAATTTAGTAGTCGAATTCTCTCTCTTATCGATTCCAGAGTTGTCCTAGCCCCTGTACTGTGTCATCCAGTCTGTCACCAGATGGTATCAGAGAGGGTATGGCTCTCCCTCCTCCAGTGTGGCCAATCTGGCCTTAGCAATGTAAAGTTGACTCCAAGAATGTATGCCTAGCATGAATAAAGCCCTGGGTCTCAACcccaacaacacacacactctcaggcTCAGTTCATCTTCATTCCCATGCCGCCAGGGTCTCTTAGCCTCATACAGGGAGTTTTAGTAGACCCGTCTGGCCAATCAGAGCCCAGGTGTAGTAAGATAGACAAATGGGATCCCAAAGCAAAGCAGAATAAGGACTTAAGCTGATGACCTTCTAGTCATATGTGCACCCACTAAAATCACTACAACTTCAATCACGTCACCCAACTAAGCACAAGTAATACTATCACTTGCCACTGATAAATTCTCCACACATACCTTAGACAAAAAGGGAGACATCCTGTGGTCTGTTAGAATAACCAACAGTTTATTAAAAGCTCGCCCTAGGGCTCTGTGCCAGCCCCATAGCTGAGAGGGGCTCCCATGACTGCTCCCAGGTTTGGCAGCAGCCCTTTCCAAGGTCCTTCCCTTGTCCCCCGCCCCAGCCCTgaccccaatttaaaaaaaaaaaaaaaaaaaaaaaaagacaagacggCACAGGACGTCAGACAGCAATAGGAGAATGGTGAGACTCAGGCACCCTGACTGCAAGACCCCTGATCCTTCTGGAGGAAGgcctcctcccattctccttgCTTTGGCACCAGACCTGCTCTGCCATTCCACCAGGTCTGGGGGCCCTGTTGTCCCCAGTTCATGGCCCCATCACAAGGGTTGTATAATTCTCTGAAATATAATATATCTAgacccacccttcccctcccctaggGGACCAGATGAATATTTGACACTCACAGTTCCCACCTTTTATAGGTGGTGATGGAGGGAGACCCTGGCACCATGGTGGGGAGGCAGGGCTCCTGGTCAGCCTTGGGGCACCAatgcccaagctggcctggggTCACTGGCCAGCCCCAAGAAGCTCATGAGATGAGGAGGTCTGATGGGGGAGCTGGAGCCAACATCTGTCCCCACCACCACTGTGTAGGCTTCAAGCACACTGCCTGTAGGATCAggcaccacccactcccaccttgcccTACTCCTCTGCCCACCACTCTGGACTTCAGGAATAGAAGTGGGAGGAGCCGTTGAGGATGTGGGAAGCAACACTGGTGCTTCGGCTCAGCGGCCCTGGCACTGCAGCAGGTGGGCCGACGTTCTCACCACTGCTGCCCCCTGACGCTGCCCGCCTTAGGGGTTGAGGACTGTTTCTTAGCAGCAGCAGAGCCCCTCCACGGGGTGTTCCACTCTGTGTTGGGGGCCCTAACCAGTTTGGAGGCCCTGGGGGAGCCAGCAGAGCTGGCTGACGCCAAGCTGGTGGGGGCATGCCTGGTGGAGGAGGGCCATGGCTCCAATGGGCCCCTGAACGGGGAACTGGACGGGAGGGCCAGGCAGGGGCGGGGGGTGGAGCAGGATAGCCCTGGGCCGCAGCTTCAGCTGGAATGCCCCCCAGAGCCATGCTGGAGAAGCCCAGTCTCATGCTCTCAGCATCGAAGGCCTCGATCTCACGGGCCTGCCGCTCAAGCAAACTCCGGATACGTTCCGAACGGCCTGTCTGTAGGGCCAGCAGCTCTTCTTCCACCTGGGACACCCAGAACAGGGGTGAGTCCTGGAACAGAGAGCCTGCCCTTCCTTTCCCATCTTGGGGGGACAAACCCCTTACCCGTTGCTCTAGCAGTGCCCGCCTCAGAGCTACTCTCTGCTCCAGCTCCCTCAGCTCCCGCTCATGCTGGCTCTCTGTGCGGATCTTGATCTTGCTCTGGTAAGCGTTGAGGAGCTCCAGCTCCTGCTGGAGCTGCTGCCGCAGGGCCTGAAACTCTGCCTCTTGGGTCTCATCAAGCCGGAGCTGGAGGACAGGGAGAACAGGGTTTAGGGacctcctcctctgtccccaTCATCCTCCCCTGCCCCAGTAGGCCTGGGCCCTAAGGTGGCAAGGAGCGGCAGTCTCAACCTCTATGAGAATGGAAGATGGTCATACCCTGTGGCACAGCAATTACACTTGCAGGAATCTATCCCCCAGGTATACTTGCACATGTGCTCCAAGTGTTCACGGAAGCGTTGTGATAGCAaaatgctggaaacaacctaaatgtccaccAATAAGGGATGGGTTAAATAAATTATGGTACATCCATTCCATGGAAAACTCTATACCGTAAAAAACTGAGATAGACATGTGATCTGGAATGATGTCCAAGAGATACTGGGTGGAAAAGAAGTCAGAAAACTACTGTAAAGTCTGATCCTATTGTGTTTCAAATCTGCACTGGAAACTCTACATAAGGCAATCATTACAAATGCACCTCTGAGAGGTGGGACTGAGTGAGAGCGGGGCCTCTAGCTCTTTAGACTCAAGGTGCATTTGAAGCAGGCCACTCCAGTGCTGGTACCGTTTTCCTAAGAGATTCTTTCCAGATTCCTGAAGTCTGAGTAAAATGGTCTGAGAGCCACACTCATTGTAACCTGCTCCCCTGCTCCCTGTTCACACAAAGTAAACTCAGACCCACAAAAATATATTACAGCCAGTATTTTCTTTGGTGGTTCTTGGCAGAGCAGGCAGGGTGACTTTACTTTCTTAAGATATTAGGAAAATAGTAAGAGAAATAATAAGGCCACTAAGGAGACAAAACCACTATGGAAAATGCTAGCAGTGAAAGAGCACCCAAGTTTCCTAAGTTCAAAAGCTCTGTTCACATCTCCCACCTTCCTTTGCCACAACAAGGTTTAAAGCAAAGGCCAACTCCACAGTCCCCTCCCAGAGCCCAGGCCTCACCGCCTGCGAGCTGAGCATCTCTGAAATGGACTGGTCATACTGCTCAGCCAGGATCGCCAGCTTGCGGGTCTGCTCCTCCTTGAGCCGCTTAAGAAGGCTCTTGTGCTGAGCTTTGGGTGTGGTCTCCAGCAAGTGTGCCCGAAGAGCCTTGTATTGCCGCGTCTGGATCTTACACGTCTCCTGGAACTGCTTCTTGATCTGCAGCTCCTTTGACTGTGCAGTGAACGGATCAAGGGGAAACGGggcaggggagaaggagaagaggaggaggaagaggaacaacgaggggaaggaagaaaaggaggaagagacagaagcagagacagggagagggagagaaacagaaaacatgttagacagagggggcggggggagctgTACACAGACAGACGTGGAAAGATGGAACTGTTGAGAGATGAAAGTCTCCATGGGCAagagaggtggaggaaggagagaggctcTGAGTACATCCAGAGTTGCACTGGATGCACAAGAAGAGACGTAAAGATCTTACAGACAGGAAGCTGAGAATCTTTAGAGGGCTGAGTACACAAAAGAAACGCTGATCATgcgaagagggagggagaaaatattgccctgagacagaaggatgTGATCACATtgaatataaaagaatataaaaggcTGAGTGAGAGACCAAGGCACACACAACATCCACGAAAGGGTAATACAACTAAGGGCAGGCAGAGGAAAGCCCAGGCCCAGTAcctgaaggaaggcaggcaggaagcagcACTGGGCTGAGGAATGGGTAAGAGGATGCCCCATGTCAGGCCACTGAAGGGAAACGGCAGCAGAGAGTGGCCAGAAAAGATCTGAGAAGTTCCGCTGGGAGCAGCTGCCCCCCTGACCAGATCCACACTTCAGCTCAGCCCAACATAATCAACCCAACTCCAAGCCCACAGCAATCCCAGACCTCTAGTTTTTGTACATTCTACCTGGTCCCAACTCACCACCCTTGACTGGAGGTTCTGTGGTTCCAACCCCAACCCTGTAGACTAATGCCTGACCCAGGTGAGAGACGCAGTTCCAAACCGTGTAAGCAATAGGTTCACAGTAAAGGAAGGGGCAAAAAGACCAAAAGCCTTTAACCCTAAGTAAGTACTCGCTGGAAGGGTCGCACAAACAGGTGGAACTGTGAGATGAGGAAGCTCTGTGGAAGCTCCACAGGGACTCACAGCCCAGAGCTGGTTGTGGTCATGGTGCAATGAATCTATGAAGGCAGAGGATGAGGCTGAGGTGTGAAAGGAGTGAAGACAACGGAGGTGGGGTGAGGCGGTCATGGAGCTGAGGGCCAGGGTCCAGATTCAGGGCAAACCAGGGAGGCTGGGCGGTAGGACAAAGCAGACAGAGGCAGCCTGGGCCAAAGGTGTAGTTCCGCtcagatattttatttgtgtttttcttttttttttttttttcttttttggtggaggggaaggggacaggttggaagggagacagaaaaacaaaatcaaagagggAAAACCCCCATGACTTCCATCCCTGCCACCCCTGGCCCCAGGCCTGAGCCAATGAGGGTGAGGATGAGCACACACAGCAGGGGACAGCAATAACTTAGGGGACTGGGGAAAACACAAAGAGTGTCATTTCTGGACTCCATAGCAGAGGAGGCTGCCTGTCTAAAAACCTAGATCTGGGGCCGGGATTGGACTTGGGAAAACATACTGAGGAAGAAAGgtcagaaggggaggagaggctgGGAGACTGGAGAAACTTTACTGAGTCATGGGAGATAAAGTGCTCAGTGCCCTAAATTTGGGTGGAG
This Mus musculus strain C57BL/6J chromosome 7, GRCm38.p6 C57BL/6J DNA region includes the following protein-coding sequences:
- the Hirip3 gene encoding HIRA-interacting protein 3; protein product: MAPGDEMRKFTRSFFRACPDLSSVTHAIVRQKFLIHVGRDHLEPEEKQALKRLVEEELPKMQADAGTREGKPDFIKVKRSPAPCSDPKKKRFRFNSESESSSSPSSPDGSGPSTKNRTTKKTCLRRALKKAVESTDEDHQTDLDAKMGLEESSEGEAEGSVRSGKVTEEEEDMKQEQKGQVRKQAGAKDKQVPLKADRKQVREESGSSEEEAVLQRAKVEGSTGANCQEESEESGEESPAKKKELSEPRSRSNRAERTARERKSYKQKSRPGRPTGGLRDSEAEKEGGTVGSGDSSEEGEAEKEGGTVGSGDSSEKGEAEKEEGTVGSGDSSEEGEEHSVKRKSKVRTQTESGRRQNTSSRDDSNSTQEQAAAQGTTKSGSLGSSNGDSDTEREVSDSQAGQNTKEERKSRSSNKSSKNGQARSCSSSSDSSPEPTGQKGKARSSSSSSDSGPEPTGRKAASRCGEDHPAVARLKRYIRACGAHRNYKKLLGSCSSHKARLSVLRAELEALGMKGNPSLEKCRALKLQREEAAEVAALDVANIISSTGRPRRRNAWNPSGEGTSPGETYRRTLDSEEEQPRQAPPDWSHMRDIISSDGDSS
- the Hirip3 gene encoding HIRA-interacting protein 3 isoform X1, giving the protein MGLEESSEGEAEGSVRSGKVTEEEEDMKQEQKGQVRKQAGAKDKQVPLKADRKQVREESGSSEEEAVLQRAKVEGSTGANCQEESEESGEESPAKKKELSEPRSRSNRAERTARERKSYKQKSRPGRPTGGLRDSEAEKEGGTVGSGDSSEEGEAEKEGGTVGSGDSSEKGEAEKEEGTVGSGDSSEEGEEHSVKRKSKVRTQTESGRRQNTSSRDDSNSTQEQAAAQGTTKSGSLGSSNGDSDTEREVSDSQAGQNTKEERKSRSSNKSSKNGQARSCSSSSDSSPEPTGQKGKARSSSSSSDSGPEPTGRKAASRCGEDHPAVARLKRYIRACGAHRNYKKLLGSCSSHKARLSVLRAELEALGMKGNPSLEKCRALKLQREEAAEVAALDVANIISSTGRPRRRNAWNPSGEGTSPGETYRRTLDSEEEQPRQAPPDWSHMRDIISSDGDSS